The following DNA comes from Musa acuminata AAA Group cultivar baxijiao chromosome BXJ1-4, Cavendish_Baxijiao_AAA, whole genome shotgun sequence.
GTAAAGCTTACGCGTCCAACATACGAATCCATCATATAAATGCATGTCGGATCCGGGTTTCGGATTCGTGGAGCCCGTCTACACTCCGAACTCCCACAGGTGTGGCGTCGGGAGTGCGTGGCAAAGGAAGTCAATGCCGACGCGACAAAGCTCGAGGAAAGCGCGTGTCACGTGCGGCGTGGCCTGTCCCCGTCAGCGGCGATCTCGTTCCACGCACCCAAGTCAAAGCCGCGGATCTGCCCCGGGGCAAAAGTAGTTGCAGCGAAATGACCATTCTGTCCCGTATCCACAGTGCCATATACACATTATACCCTTCTGGTAATACGGATAAATATAAGGCTTTAATGATCTTTTTAAAGGAATTTacgttgatttttttttaatgctacGACAGAGGCGAATTAAGATACGAACAATTTAACAGCTTGCATAAATAAATCGCCTGATTCACATCCCCAAGAAACACAAATCGTATATCAATCGTGCTTTGAGATGCGTGCAAAAGATCTGATCTGACATTATTAACCCTGTATTAATAATCttagaaagaaataaaaatccAAACTAATCCAAGATGTGGTTTCCATTTTCTCGGTCTGATCAACCGATTCGATTGGAATTGCATAACTATGCTAAAGAATAGATGATGCACTCCAAAATTTTCATCATGCAGATTTGTAGGACAGCGATAGCCATATGGTTAGTCTAAACAAAATCAAACTTGGAGAGCATGGCGTTCAAAAGTCTGGCATTTATGTCAAACACCTCGTCATCAAGGCTTGGACTTGTGCTGCTTCTTCCCTTCACTTCCTGTCTTCTCGATGTCCAACCTCCAGCTGTTTCACAGCTGGACCGTAAGAAGGACAGCCTCTAAACAAAGAGAGAGATGTCTGAGGGGAAACAAGTGAGCATAGGATTTAAAACGATGAAGGATTCTTCTTGGAGGGGAAGAAGGGGACAGAGGGAAGCTGCCAAAGAGTGGCCACTGAACAAGACCCAGTGCTTAGCATTAGATATAATCCGTTGCTTGTCCTTTCTTAATCTTTTGGATTCAATCGTCAAAAAGATTATATCTCTGGCTTGTTGATTGCTATTCAATCGCAGGGAAGTCAAAGCCACATTGAAGTTCTGAGCAGTGCCTCGCCATTGCCATCTGGCCTATAAAATGGTCAGCATACGCTGTCGGCTCTTTCCATCTCACTCCGCCAGCCAAAACCCAGCAGGACTTCTCCGCTCTTTCTCTTGTTGCTGTAGAGAGTTTTGACATGGATATCCTCACAGACGAGCAGATTATTGAGTTCCAAGAAGCTTTCTGCCTCTTTGACAAAGATGGAGATGgtttacttctctctctctctctctcttttctttgatTGGGTTGGGAatagtgtgtgttatatgtgtattgaGTTTGAAGTAAAGCGATTTTATTTATTGTTTGTGGTATTACTATAACTTTGTTTGGGTTCTTATTCTTGGGCTAAGCAGTTGGAATATATTGATTTATTGTGGTTCAGCATTTTTGTGTTTTATTAATTGATTCATCATTCATCTATTTTCTTCATCTCAACATATTAATTTGATTACTCATTCTCATAATCTTTCCTACATCCTAAATGGTTTGAGGTTGTGTCCGATTTTTGGATCCTCTTGTCCATATCTTCTTTCTTGTCTCCTACTTGAATCAAACCGATTAAATTATGTATGATTTTTTTATGCTCCCCCATTGTAAAATAAATattgaaaatatataatataatttattttaaaatttcacataaattattgaaaatactGAAAATTCCAgccacctcttttttttttcttcttctttttatttgctTGGAGTCTTTTGCTTAGACATGAGAAGAGATTATCTATCTTCATTTCTTTAGTTGTTGTGTTTAACCTGCCTCTAAATGTAAATGTTCTCTTTTACCTTTGATTGGTTTCACAGGATGCATCACACTGGAAGAGCTAGGCACAGTCATCAAATCACTGGGTCAGGACCCAAGTGAAGAAGAGCTGCAGGAAATGATCAGGGAAGTTGATTCGGATGGCAATGGAACTATAGAGTTTGGGGAGTTTTTGAATCTAATGGCCAGAAAAGTGAAGGTAAATGTCTGAGGTCAACCACCCACCAAGTCTCAGCCTatatgatctctcgataatgttccaccCTCTGCAGGAGACTAATATAGAGGAAGAACTCAAAGAAGCTTTCAAGGTCTTTGACAAAGATCAAAATGGCTTTATCTCAGCTGCTGAGGTGAACTTAAAGACACTTTTTCTGTCTTCTCTTCTGCATGCTTTCCTTTAATTACTTCTTCTTGTGCTCGAATGATCACCAAGAATTTACTTTTTGAATCTATCTTCTCCATTCTACTGATCATATACAGTTCTTGCAGCTGAGGAATGTGATGATAAACCTTGGGGAGAAGTTGACTGATGAAGAGGTGGATCAAATGATTAGAGAGGCTGATCTGGATGGAGATGGGCAGGTGAATTATGAGGAATTTGTGAGAATGATGATGGCTGTCTGATTCATCTGTTCAAATGGAACATTTTGGATGATGCACATCTGAATTCCCAGGCCCTGTTTCAAGAAACCACAGCTTGTTAATGTTCTTTTGTTCCAGTAGCAAATATAATCCTaaatgctaatttttttcttccaAATTGTGTCCAACAAAGTGAATCTACCTTCTGATCTGATTTAAGAATCTGAAACATCTTTGATCAAGTGAGATTGTGCAAGAAAAGTATGTACAAGAGGAGAAGCTGACAGAATTACAAACAAAAGTTACCATCATTCATTCTCATATTGATCTACTTTTCCTGGTTTTATATTTATGATCAAAGCTTTTTTACATGATCCTGAGAAACAAATGAAAGAACATGGGGATGTTACCAGCATGTCTACTGTACACTTCAACAAATCTTTTAAACTGCATTGGAAGCTCAATCTACAGAGCAAATATCCTTGAAAGAGCATATCCATCACATCCACTGTATTGTAGCATAACATAAATGTATGAACTGTATGGAATGATTGAATCAACAATGTAACATATGGCACAATAGTTCATAGGGCACATCTGTTCTAACAATAGGAGTACAAACTCGAGGAAATTGGAACATGAACAAATCTTTATCAGGATATCAGCAACTTTTTGCTGATAACAAACAACCCTTGACTTTTTCCCAAATACTATTAACCAGTCCACAGCAATCAAACTCAGATCAAAAGTGGGCAAGTTGAATTTTAGGAACATCCACATCTCCTAGTCCTTGCAACAGGAAACTGATATTTGTTTTTATGTACAAGGCTTGAGTTTATAGCCCATTAGGTTCTTGATTCCTGTACTTATATGAAGAACAAACGcagtaaatcattttttttttattttgactatGCTGAAAGGAAACTATATTTCCTATTCCATGGAATAATAACTTCTATCCCAGACTATAAACAGAATCCACACCcaaattgatttatcattttctgaTGGATCATCCTATTAGTCCAAATGTTTCTTTTTTCCACTTCTTGAAAGAAATTTTTGTCATTGAATAGTACAGTACAGAACAAGGAAAAAAAAGGTCAACATGATACAGGGAATGCAAGAAAGTCTTAGCAAAATACTAATGCTTAAAAGATGGTTAATGCTCTGCAAAACAAAAAAATGCAGAGATTACAGCACCATATTCTACATCTTTTTCCAAAAATTAACTAAACCTGTTGGCCAAAGTTGGACCATAATTACTTGATCCAATCTTTGGTGCAAAAGTTCAGTTCTGAACAAATCAATCGCAGTCATGATCAGAAACCAGCATAGTATCAGTTGAAGGTTCATATATGTCAACTTTTAGCTGTAAGGAAAGTGATTCTTCATTCTGACTCCTAATGCTGAAGTGAATGGTCATGGCTGTGTGCTGCAACAAAACTTCTCTGCAGAAGAATGCACACATTGACTTTTGGTGTGATCTGGAGTAGGTTTTGGAAGAATTTCAGGTCATTTTCACTCGTTGAAACTTGGGTTACATGGAGACCTCTTTTGCAAAGGAGATTTAATGCTTTCTACCCCTTAATTTTCTTCAGTATTAACTTAAGATAGATTAACCTTAAGCTAATACTAATAGCACGGGTTTGGGACAATTAATGATAGGAAAAGAGATTCTCATGTTGGGGCTGAAACAAATTTAGGTACCTAAAGAAATAGTCAGTTCGAAAAAAGATTGGGTGATATTGATATCCATTGTTACTCCTAGGAAGAGGCAGATTGGTTTTTTTCTGAACTTGTGCCTATTTGATCCATTGATAAGGATGCTTGTTAATCAAATTTGGGCCAAATATCTATAAGAAAATAGATTATTACACTAGTATCACATGTACAGTTTTGAGTGTCAGCATATTTTAAAAGACTATATATATAGACCATGTTTTAATACAGACCATATCTTCAGTGGAGCAATTATCTGAGAACTATTGGAGTCATACAAGAGTACTGAGATGAGAAGCCAAACAGATGGTTTCCAAAAGACTAATAATATAGTTATGTTCCAGAGATCAAAACGGAACCAATCAAGTTTTCTACTCCTTTTACCAACTTgctttcaaaacataaattaaaacaacCTCTGCGACAAGAACTATGGCAGGGAAAacttgaaacaaaaaataaataactacCAGCAAAAGTTAGTGATGGTACATAAATAATGTCGAAGAATAAAATGAAGGCTCAATGAAGTCTAGACCCTGTTATATGCCACTGATCGATTGAAAAGGCGTCGGATGTAAACAACCTGAAGTCCACTAGCACAAGCCAGCACCAAGTACTCCATAACTGTATAGAATGTAAGGCGCTTTCTTGTGCTCTCATTTGCTGCATTGGAAGTGAAAATTAGAAAAAGTGAAATAAATATGCAGCACTTATTGCATTAAGGGATTAAAATCTCCAAGATTCCAGCTAAATACACGAGCAATTATGACTTTGGAAGATAAAAAATCTCTCCATCTAAGATCATAATTaacaacctcttagattagttccaattacattattacatgcatgatttagAAAATGAATAAAACCATGATTTGAGTACCACATCTAAAcatgataaaattatataatgttTAGTCTTGACTGCAATCTACTATATACTTTAAGCCCATCAAAGGATCAAATGAAAATAAGTTTCTTTTTGGATTCCTTGATGGAATAAAATCCTAGTGAACTCAAAAAGTTATTGGACAAACCAGAGGTGGGAAAGGCTCGAGCCTGGTCAGGTTGGATTGAGATGGGACAGCAAGCACATATAGGTTCGAGCCAAACCCAGCCCGACCCACCAACGAATAAACAGTATCTCTATATTTAGTCTCTCTAAATATATATTTAGAGTAAGGCTGCACAGTCTGAATTGTGCATTAGGGGGAGTACCAcatatataattatgaaaataatgattaattttgataatttatagtcaatgatttaaaatatgtacCCAAAGGTGATTTTGAATGTTAAGAATAATCGAGTGAAAACAAATGGAAACAACAAAAAGAAttttctagtttttttttttttgttgaagttACACTTTAGTTGTTTTTCAAGAGTGAAAACTATTCTCCAGAAAATGAGAATGAAAACTAAGAAAACAAATCCAGACTTTTCTCATCTTGGTGTTTGAGAAATAAGATTTTTTTCTTGGAGAACAAAACCAAATGGGCAGATTGTTGCTATAATACCATTTGGATCATTATTTTGATGAAAGAATGGCAACAAGCTTATAAAACATATTATAATGCATTAAATAATGCTCTCAAAATTAGAAACAACCAGTAGgcatttcttcttttgtttttgcAATAAATTTGTTTCTAAAGATTTCATAGGATTTTCCACTTTAAATTTTAATCTAAAATGATTAAGGTCTAAAAAACATATTTGCTTTATACACTAACAAACAACTGAAAAGCCTGAATAATTAAGAACTAGAAAGAATTCATAGCATTATTTTTCaatgtaaaataaaaattaacatacATGTATAATCAATTTCTCCATGGTCTAGTCAATCAAGTACATAAGTAGATGAATTAGCTTACTGTGGCGATGGCGAGCTTCACGTGCTTTTAAATAACGCTGTTCTGCTGTGACAGACTCTAATGCTTCCCTAAGCTGCGCAATTTTCACATTTATTGGATCCAGATGCTCTGCATGAGATTAGTTACAAGAACTTttgttaaataatataataaataaatagagtGCAGCATTTGTCACATACATGTGCATTGTCGCCCTTTCTCTATGACAATATTTTAGGTTTTGCAAAAATGATGGAACTAAAGCAAAACTTTaccaattttattatattttttagttaGGCTTCTTCATTGTGAGCAACTATAAGATCGTTGGCGTTCAACTATAGATTAAGCAAACGATGTGTTTTACCTTCATCATAATTAAAAGAAAGGTAAAACCTCTGAAATTCCCCAAGTAAATTAGGTTGTAACCTCAATATCACCATTAGGTTCATTGAGACTGACCGTCTTTGGCTAGGTCATGTTCATTTGGAATATGGCCTACATGAATGTAAAAGGAGACAGTCTCTGGTGCTCTGTTTGCATTATGAAAACAAAACTTGTACATTCCAGCTCTTGGAGCCTTGAAGTCAAATTTGTCACCAGAAGTTCCCTTCATGGTATGCACAGTGTTCCCAGCTGGAGACGTCACCTACATATTTCAATAATTAAAGACAGGTACCACaatgttatcataaaaaaagttAATAACAACAATGTCCATATTAAGATGAAGGCATGAATGCCAATAAAAGAAGGGTTCAATTAGTTGTTACAAGAAGATGTGAATTAATTTTTAACAGACTCAGCAAAATAAGAAACAGTTTCGTCATCTTTTTTGCATCTTAAAATTTGAAGATCTTGAAATAGTGCTTCTTAATGTTTCTTTCACTCATAAATACTATATAAAACATATCCAAGTATGGTGTATCATGCTCAAGAACAATTCAAGTTTCCCAGATATGCATATAGACTATCATTTTACTTACGTGATTCAATTAGATAATAAAGTTCAACATTGATGCAGCAaacaacataaaacatataagatAGATCAGAAACTCATAACAACATAAGACAACTTCAAGAAAAAGCTTACTCTTCACTTTTTACATTAGAATATAGTTCCTTTCCCCAAGAGAGAAACTAAAagtgaatttttttttccttacttTGTTTGTATTTATATTGCTCTTGTACTAATTTTACTCCATGATTATTTTTGCTTTGTTTATGTTCCTACATTGCTGCTcttaccttttctttttcttttttccttgatATTTGCATTATAGCAGCAGCCTTCTTTCCTCTTCGAAGATGTAACCTCATCTTCATATTCATATATTTCGCAATGAACAGAGTGCTATACCATTTGAGCTAACATGTCCAAATTAACATTTTTGTTATATGGATAACAACAAATAGACAATTGTTGTGCTGTAATATGATTTAAGTATCTTTTAGCAACTGCCATCCTAAGTGTGCCATACTTGAATGAGGCAATGCTCCCTCTCAGTACTAGCACCTAGGCTCCAAGAGACCTTTACAATTTAGTACACAGAGACTTTGATAACTTTAGCTGTTGCCAGTAGAAGCAGATGTGCCAAACAATGGAAGACCGAATTCCAATGTTTTGTCACTCAGCCGAGACATAGGTGTCGTGCACTCTTTTCAGGGGCTATTATTGATTGACCATGAGTCACTAGCTGATGCATCCCAATATAGGGACAAGGTATCAACTTTTATTAGTTATTTATGTTGTTATCTGATTTGAGGCTTATATTCATCCATATTTGGGATGATTCTTATGTTCAAATTTTTTATTGTTACTTTAGGTTTTAtctcttatttatttgaaaagatGTTTAGCTAGGATTTCTATCATTATCCTTACAAAGTTCTAGTTAAGATCCAACTGCAACAAGAAGATTAAGCCCTTATCTTATCCAATTTCTTAGTGGCAAATAAATGTTTTAGCTCTCCTATAAACAGTCTTGCATGGCTGAAATATATAAATGGAATAATGAAAATTCAGAAATGTTTCTTTAGGCTACATGTCCTTACTATCTTAGCTCCCAAATTCTAGACttctttttttcataatttttaccCCTCATCTTTCGACTCAATCTTATAAATTCACTTAACTTTAGTTAGTTGCCACATCAACTTAATGCCCTATATTTGCTAtatattttgtatatcaaattagAGCACAAAGATGGACTACCATGCATGATTACACCACGGAGGACTCGAAAGCAATACACTGGGTGAGGTAAATTCAAAATCTACTTAACGAAATGGACACACTTATCCTACAGACAAATTTGTTTTTAGCTGACATAAGGAACTACATTTAATGACTAATTAAATTAGTTTATTTTGACATATAAACCAAAAATGGCTATGTATAGAATGAGTACCAAGAACAGCCTCGGAATATAGATTATTGCAAGTTCGCTCTGAAATATATAATCTTTAAATGTACAAGAGTGTCATACAAAAAAAATTTGCTACCAAAGCTATCAGCATTTTTCAGACTTTGAACACAGCTACTGCAAACAAGAACATAAATTTATTTTAC
Coding sequences within:
- the LOC135663828 gene encoding calmodulin-like produces the protein MDILTDEQIIEFQEAFCLFDKDGDGCITLEELGTVIKSLGQDPSEEELQEMIREVDSDGNGTIEFGEFLNLMARKVKETNIEEELKEAFKVFDKDQNGFISAAELRNVMINLGEKLTDEEVDQMIREADLDGDGQVNYEEFVRMMMAV
- the LOC103982983 gene encoding transmembrane emp24 domain-containing protein p24beta3, which produces MAKRQRWIGLAEVFLVVGLLLSCPRCLSALSVTVNDLECVYEFVPYEGDTVSGNFVVVDHDIFWGSDHPGIDLIVTSPAGNTVHTMKGTSGDKFDFKAPRAGMYKFCFHNANRAPETVSFYIHVGHIPNEHDLAKDEHLDPINVKIAQLREALESVTAEQRYLKAREARHRHTNESTRKRLTFYTVMEYLVLACASGLQVVYIRRLFNRSVAYNRV